The Hermetia illucens chromosome 2, iHerIll2.2.curated.20191125, whole genome shotgun sequence genomic interval ccagaaggccatgcatattctcggtaagattgccaagaataaggaggccggtagtatcgacgagcgggatgaaaaggacctcgctaaataacaggcgattgttgatgaatacaacagcaaacgccgggctgacgagcagaaggcgaagcccatcgctctaaaacgcaaccgatctcaagacgaggtcgaacaagataagaagcggagcagagtgggcaagagcgcggATGACATAAAAGGTTTTTCGTTGGCGTTCTGGGGGAGCATTGCAGTCGTGCTTTAGTGGCGCTTGCGGTCCTGGACTCTGTTCATATTCTCAGAAATTGAACTATCCCAAATGGGGTGGAAGAGGAAAACAGGAATATTGATTTCTTatgtttattttccatttcaaaacgttacacaaaatcttacaaCTACATTGGAGGTGGTGGTACTGGCAGCACACCCATGGGTGGTGGCGGCGGAACCGGATTGAACATCGGCGGCCTAGGGGGAGGTGGCACTCCACCCATTCCCATTACACGTAGATTCGGCGGTGGCGGCGGAATAATCTTCGGCTCCAATTTAAAGGCGAACTGCAAGAAGAACTGCTTCGTGTCACGGTTCCAATAGGTCCAGAACTTCCCGTCGGTCTTCTCCACCTCCCGCGACGGCACCTTGAATGCAATCGTTTCGTACGGCTCAGCTGCAAACAGCAAATATTGCCATTTACGGTCTGGCGGTTCGATCTTCTGCTCGTATGCGGACATGAAACGGTGCCTGGGAATGATATTGTCCGAAATTTCAGGATAATCGATTTGAAAGAGAAGCGACTGTTGTCCCGTTTCCGGGCAGCGTTGTTTCGTCACCCGATAGCCGGGTCGTCCGATTTTTACGAATTTTTTAGGTTCAACTCGGGGTTTTTCAGGTGCCAGGAGGGTGGGCGCTTCTTTTGCTTCCTTCGCGGCGCGACGAGCAAGGTTCGCTTGATGTTTTTTGCCTTGGGTGTGGGCTAGGTAGCTGCCTTCGTTGTTGTGAAGGGTCAGACACAATTTGCACTCGTACGATCCCAAGTGATTTTTCATGAAATACGGATCCTTGTTGAGATCGATGGTTTCGAGGGCGAGTTGACGTAGACGTTCACGCCGGTCGCGATTCGTTTCCGACCATGAGGCTACGCCACCGCCGCCGGTTTTGCCACCGGGACGATTTTGAAAGTCCATTTTCTGGAAGTATCGAGTTTGTTAGTGACTTGGAGGTGAACAGTGGGAGGGAAAGTGTTTGGAATCAAGGGAGGGAATGGGAATGATTAGTGTGTTTTCGCTTTTAAGCGGGAATTGAAGCTGATGCTctagaaaattgtgaaaaagatGTTGAAGCGAGACCGGCATCGAAAACCCCCATAACCTCTACCAGCacaacaaaaataatttctgtATACACGCAAATCATACTCAAAAAACGtattcaatgaaattattgtaCAAAAGAGCTTGAGATCGCAAgacttttgatatttttgcgAAAATTGAAGATGCTCTTCCACGGAAAGCGGGTGAGGGAGTTGCTCGGGATCGGAATCAaccttttttgtttaaattgcttccaatgaaggaatatttttgggAAGGACCCTTGCTTCTTTGAACGCATATTATGGTCACTTACGTTTTATTTACTCGGTTTACTCTGAAAAGCAATTAATTCAACGATTGCAATCGAAAGAACACACTCCACCGCAGCGACAAGAAGTAAACACGTCAAGTTGACATTTCTGATCTCACCGCCTCTGGTGTGGTGAAAATAGTTCAGATTGGATCCTATCGCTCCTGTTTGGTGCTGCCATCGCGGGCACGTACTGAAACCTCACAAGATGTCTCTGCCCCCAAAGTCGCACAGCTGGCCCGCTATCGCGCTGTCAAAGTCCTTTCCTAATTGCGCAATTCGCGTTCTTACCGGATTTGTTTGATGTCCCATTTCCGGGAATTTGTTCTATTTTCGTCCGCACAGTCGCCTTGCCAAAGTGCCGTCTAATGACATCACCGTTTGTTGTGATTTCGGCACCGTCGGAAGATCCTGAACCCGTGCCCGCCCCCATTGCGCAGGAAGCAGAGTCCCACGTTGACATGCTGAGCCGAGCAGCTGCCGTCGCGGCCGCGAGCGTTTCGTCAGTTCGCCTAGCAGCGTCCGCGAGTGCACGTCAGGTCCGCGACAGGAGGAGAAGTAGCACCCAAGCTCGGGAAGCCATGAAGTATATTTTAGTGACGGGCGGCGTGATAAGTGGCGTCGGGAAGGGAGTGATAGCGAGCTCCTTCGGGACCTTGCTCAAGTCGTGCGGGATAGACGTGACCTCGATCAAGATCGATCCGTACATCAACATCGACGCTGGGACCTTTTCGCCCTACGAGCACGGTAAGTAGGAGGAAAGTCGCAGGTGGCATGTGTCGTTGGAAGCTGGGTGGTCTGGCCATCCCTGGCGACCCGTCCCCAGCAGGCAACCTGGCCCCGTTCGCAAAATCTTGACCTTGGACCTGTGCCCGTCATCTGTGGCGAGGAATGCTTCGCGTGGTCATCCCACTCGCCGTTGAGGTTAGGAATTCCGCTCGGAGAAGGGAGATTGCAACTACGCCAATTGGACTCGATCGGCGGTCGCGGCAATGGACGCCGTTCTCTGGCTTGGCGCGCTCCACTTATCAGTTTCCGCGTAGTTGGCGGAAATTTTCGATATTTTCCCGACGTCAGCTGACTCGGTGCAAACTTCTGTTTGGCCTCGCGGCGGCGGCGGCGTTTAGCTGGGTCGGCTCTTCCCCGGTTGCGAAATCCACACGTGCTTGCCGCGATCGGTCGGTCGCCAGCCTCGATAGTGTCTTGGACTTGTTTATCAAAAATGTGATGGACAATCGCGTGTTGGGCAATGTTGACCGCGTTGCATATTGCAAACTGCATTTGGAATGGAGTTTTGACGGAAAATATGATAATCAGCTGAGGTAGGAGAAAGGAATCACATGCGCACCTGTGGCTGGTTTCCTCCCCCAAAGTCACTGAAGTTAATGTCAGACACTCTCGGGAAGCGCATCATGTTGCTTCGGATGCTCAGAGTTTTCCTCATCTTCTTTACCTGAGGGTGAGGGTGCAGGAGGTTGTCGGTGGTTGGGCTTGGGAGTCACAGGAATATTCCTCAATGTGACGTGAATAGCTTTCGGGAATGTTCTTATGTAGAAGGATATCTTggggaaaaaataatttttaatgtttGTGGTGCAGAATGTGGGAGTATCTGGTGGGCCTTGGAACCGAGCCCAGTACCTTTGTTTAaggattttcagctctggcccaAAGTATGGCCGGATTCATGCTCAATATacttcgtagtcatgtcgtgttctccgaattatataaaagagcaattaacatctgcgagccgcttcgattACGCTACtcttagggcagaggtgaggcagcgtctgatgatttgtctttttcctggtaagaaaccgtaaagccgtcttcgtctTAATATTTTTTGGAGTTGACTTTTCTCAACACCTTGTAGTTGCCAACCTGGAACATAATGCGCCCAAAGCAATTTTTCAAGTCAACAAAAAATTAGGCTTGTTATCATCATCGGCTGGAAGCGACTGTCGAAAAAATCCGCGCTTTTTTCATGAACAAATCCGGTTTGCAtgaatcttatcaatttgcATGCCCGCATGGAGTGGTGTCGTTTTCGTGGAGCCGATTTTTTACGAGATAAAAAGAAGAACCTTAGATTTTTGCTTCATGTGAGCCAATCATACTTCGAAGCATCGAGCTCAATATGGGCGGTACGGGAACTAAGGTAGTTGGGAGGCAAATTCTCAATCTGGTGCTCTAGGTTCGAAATTCGGTTGCGTCATGAatgttttaatttgttttttttttgtgcttgCCCGGCAGCTGTAGGCTTATCGCTTGCCTACCATGAGTAACACATACACCTTGTCCAAGGGGAAAGCATTGCTGGATCTTGTCAATAATTGTTACTACAGCTTCTTGAACAAAGGCAATTTTACCTTCATGGTTTAGAGTGGAAATAGTTGCAGTCATAAGTCGGTCCTTGGCATAATCCTCTCCAATGAATCTAACACTGCATGGTCCTGGATCACTCTGGATTATGCCGTTTCCAGCAGTGACCATACTGTTATCTCGCTTACTACGTCGATCTTGTCCCATTATTCACAATAGGCTCGATGCTTGAGATGCTtccccctttcttcctttgataATCTCATCAAGGTCATTCAAAGCTGCATTCTCTGGGAAAGGGAAAAGGGCGATCCCTAAAGGTTGGTGGCAACCACGCCTTAAGCCCCCTTTTTTTAGTGAAAACAGCTGTTTTGAAACCTTTTAGAACCTGCTCCAACTGGGTCACTCATAGTCGGCTCAAGGATGATCAATTGAAATGGGTTGAAGTGGTCAATGCTGAGAAGAAGAAGCTCTGGGAAGCTACTTTTCAAGACGTCGTCTCAAATTCCAACATCAAGGACTTCTTTCAAGTCGGCTCACGATGGTAGCAAAGATGATAGCAGGAGAATTGCCGTCTGGAACAATCAAAACAATAatcgatatctccaataccaaaCCCCTCCTATCCCTATCGAAGCCCAATTTTTTCATCCCTTTGCCCAGAAACCGTTCTCTTCAAATGAATCCCACTTAGTTCTTGAAAAGCATAACGGCCGTTTGGCTCTTAGGGTGGACCAGTTCACATATCAATATGTGGCCTGGCTCAGTCCTGAAGTCAAATCGGCTCTTCTCGCCTCCCTTGACCTTTTCTGGCTTCACCTCGCGCCTCCGAGGAACTAGGCCGAGATTAAAATCATCTCTATCCCCAAAAATGGTAGAGATCTAAACAACTTGAACAGTTTCAGACCGATTTCTCTAATTTGTGTTTTTGCCAAAATCGTGAATTCTATTGTCAAGGACAGGCtgatttcgttcggatcgataACTGTTACCACCCAATTCCTATGTGTACAGAAGGGGCTTATCCACTGCTTCCTACATCAGCGACAGTCTCGTCAAAATCTGTGTTGCTAGGGACAAGTCTTTATGTATAAGCCGTCCCCTTTGATATAAAAAATGTCTATTAAAGGGTAGATTTGTTCATCCTGGAAAACATCC includes:
- the LOC119648178 gene encoding splicing factor 3A subunit 2; translation: MDFQNRPGGKTGGGGVASWSETNRDRRERLRQLALETIDLNKDPYFMKNHLGSYECKLCLTLHNNEGSYLAHTQGKKHQANLARRAAKEAKEAPTLLAPEKPRVEPKKFVKIGRPGYRVTKQRCPETGQQSLLFQIDYPEISDNIIPRHRFMSAYEQKIEPPDRKWQYLLFAAEPYETIAFKVPSREVEKTDGKFWTYWNRDTKQFFLQFAFKLEPKIIPPPPPNLRVMGMGGVPPPPRPPMFNPVPPPPPMGVLPVPPPPM